A window from Nevskia ramosa DSM 11499 encodes these proteins:
- the rpmG gene encoding 50S ribosomal protein L33: protein MAKGKKDREKIKLISTAGTGFFYTTTKNKKNTPDKFEFSKYDPIVRKHVPFKEGKIK, encoded by the coding sequence ATGGCCAAAGGCAAGAAAGACCGCGAAAAGATCAAACTGATCTCGACCGCCGGAACCGGGTTCTTCTATACGACCACGAAGAACAAGAAGAACACGCCGGACAAGTTCGAGTTTTCCAAGTACGACCCGATCGTGCGCAAGCACGTCCCGTTCAAGGAAGGCAAGATCAAGTGA
- a CDS encoding methylthioribulose 1-phosphate dehydratase has protein sequence MHADSLGAEARLDQLADELIASCQLFHSRGWVPATGGNFSARLDEQHLLITASGVHKGELTRADFMIVDVDGKALEAGRKSSYETGLHTQLYRRDPAIRSVLHVHSIANTVLSRRHPLIRLTGYELMKILPGIVEPSVTVDIPVFGNDQDIDRLSRQVDAKMMEPSRMPAYLIAGHGLYTWGGSVREARHRLEALEFMFECELWNER, from the coding sequence ATGCATGCTGATTCCCTGGGCGCCGAAGCCCGTCTCGATCAACTGGCCGACGAGCTGATCGCGTCCTGCCAGCTGTTCCATTCGCGTGGCTGGGTGCCGGCCACCGGTGGCAATTTCTCGGCAAGGCTCGACGAACAGCATCTGCTGATCACGGCCAGCGGCGTGCACAAGGGCGAGCTGACGCGGGCCGATTTCATGATCGTCGATGTCGACGGCAAGGCGCTCGAAGCTGGCCGCAAGTCGTCATACGAAACCGGACTGCACACCCAGTTGTATCGCCGCGACCCGGCCATACGTTCGGTACTGCACGTCCACAGCATTGCCAACACCGTACTGTCGCGACGTCATCCTCTGATCCGTCTGACCGGATACGAACTGATGAAGATCCTGCCGGGGATCGTCGAGCCGTCGGTGACCGTCGATATCCCGGTGTTCGGCAACGATCAGGATATAGACCGCTTGAGCCGACAAGTGGACGCAAAAATGATGGAACCGAGCCGCATGCCGGCCTATCTGATAGCCGGACACGGTTTATATACGTGGGGCGGGTCGGTGCGCGAAGCACGGCACCGGCTGGAAGCCCTGGAATTCATGTTCGAGTGCGAGTTGTGGAACGAGAGGTGA
- the radC gene encoding RadC family protein, protein MSITDWPEDERPREKLLRHGATVLSDAELLAIFLRTGVVGRSAVDLARDLLIRFGSLRGLLKASREDFCAAHGLGDAKYAQLQAVMEIARRHLAEAMNERTSLPNPAATRDFLRLKLRDLDHEVFCALFLDSQNQVLGFETLSIGTINAADVYPREVLKKALRAQAAAVIFAHNHPSGIAEPSLADRTLTNRLRDALALIDVRVLDHFVVGEGQPVSFAERGWL, encoded by the coding sequence ATGTCGATCACCGACTGGCCCGAAGACGAGCGGCCGCGCGAGAAGTTGCTGCGGCATGGCGCCACCGTGCTGTCCGATGCCGAACTGCTGGCGATCTTCCTGCGCACCGGGGTCGTCGGCCGCAGTGCTGTCGATCTGGCGCGCGATCTGTTGATCCGCTTCGGCAGCCTGCGCGGCTTGCTGAAAGCCAGCCGCGAGGATTTCTGCGCGGCGCATGGGCTGGGCGATGCCAAGTACGCGCAGTTGCAGGCGGTGATGGAGATCGCTCGCCGTCATCTCGCCGAGGCGATGAACGAGCGCACGTCGCTGCCGAACCCGGCCGCCACGCGCGATTTCCTGCGCCTGAAGCTGCGCGATCTCGACCATGAAGTGTTCTGCGCGCTGTTTCTCGACAGCCAGAATCAGGTGCTCGGTTTCGAGACCTTGTCGATCGGCACGATCAACGCGGCGGATGTCTATCCGCGTGAAGTATTGAAGAAAGCGCTGCGGGCGCAGGCGGCGGCAGTGATCTTCGCGCACAACCACCCGTCCGGGATCGCCGAACCGAGCCTTGCCGACCGCACGCTGACCAACCGCCTGCGTGATGCACTGGCCTTGATCGACGTCCGCGTGCTCGATCATTTCGTCGTTGGCGAGGGACAACCGGTATCCTTCGCCGAACGTGGCTGGCTCTGA
- a CDS encoding M15 family metallopeptidase — protein sequence MPLFIEAQRLQPVGLGSDGRDKLLVPGAAAAWAAMRMAASDDAIDLLLVSAFRSVDFQAGLIRNKLAKGREIAEILTVNAPPGCSEHHTGRAVDIGVAGCPPLEEEFDQTAAFHWLTANARRFGFTMTYPKGNPEGYLYEPWHWCWKKLGSGQDSGALAAEAAVPLLQSIVIPEKSFA from the coding sequence TTGCCGCTGTTCATCGAAGCGCAGCGCCTGCAGCCAGTCGGTCTCGGCAGTGATGGCCGCGACAAGCTGCTGGTGCCGGGCGCTGCCGCGGCCTGGGCGGCGATGCGTATGGCGGCGAGTGACGACGCCATCGACCTGTTGCTGGTGTCGGCTTTCCGCAGCGTCGATTTCCAGGCCGGGCTGATCCGCAACAAGCTCGCAAAGGGCAGGGAGATCGCGGAAATCCTGACTGTCAACGCGCCGCCCGGCTGCAGCGAGCATCACACCGGGCGGGCCGTCGATATCGGCGTGGCGGGTTGCCCGCCGCTGGAAGAGGAATTCGACCAGACGGCCGCCTTCCACTGGCTGACGGCGAATGCCCGGCGCTTCGGCTTCACGATGACCTACCCGAAAGGCAATCCGGAAGGCTATCTGTACGAACCCTGGCACTGGTGCTGGAAGAAGCTCGGCTCCGGTCAGGACAGCGGCGCGCTGGCGGCCGAAGCCGCCGTACCGCTACTTCAGTCGATCGTGATCCCGGAAAAATCCTTCGCCTGA
- the mgtE gene encoding magnesium transporter produces the protein MDAASRDNPHHRNLERARAQVIEMLTRQALERELVSKSESTTGAPVDVVSQLVARQQHAALEQRLAHFHPADIAFVLESLPPDAREMAWQLVRAERRGSVLLETSDVVRRSLIEDMEPGDIAAAFHHLESDDIAELIASLPSDAGAEVLARLDSADQAEVRSVLSFPDGTVGALMDIDFIPVRDDASLEAVLRFLRRRKKLPAETNQIIVVDRAKVLRGVLTLEQLLLSEPEQTVAEVMTENPHFFYTDDAVPDAIDAFERYDLISAPVVNLHREVVGRITVDEIVDAIKDQQERESLRKVGLREDEDLFAPVWQSGRNRWPWLALNLFTAFAASRVIGFYEPTIEKLVALATLMPIVASIGGNTGNQTMALVIRALSLGQLGGRLLQKMLIKELLIAAMNGTIWGSALGVVTFAIYHDVKLGMVIASATMLELLVAAAAGAIIPVSLERFGRDPVLGSSVILTALTDSMGFLIFLGLATLVLI, from the coding sequence ATGGACGCTGCCAGCCGCGACAACCCGCATCACCGCAACCTGGAGCGCGCCCGCGCGCAGGTGATCGAGATGCTGACCCGGCAGGCGCTCGAGCGCGAGCTGGTGTCGAAGAGCGAGTCGACGACCGGCGCGCCGGTCGACGTGGTCAGCCAGCTGGTTGCCCGTCAGCAGCACGCCGCACTCGAGCAGCGCCTGGCCCACTTCCATCCGGCCGACATCGCCTTTGTCCTCGAAAGCCTGCCGCCCGATGCCCGCGAGATGGCCTGGCAGCTGGTCCGTGCCGAACGCCGCGGTTCGGTGCTGCTGGAAACCTCGGACGTCGTTCGTCGCTCGTTGATCGAGGACATGGAACCGGGCGACATCGCCGCCGCGTTTCATCACCTTGAATCGGACGACATCGCCGAGCTGATCGCCTCGCTGCCCTCGGATGCCGGTGCCGAAGTACTGGCCCGCCTAGACTCCGCCGATCAGGCTGAAGTGCGTTCGGTGCTGTCGTTTCCGGACGGCACCGTCGGCGCCTTGATGGACATCGACTTCATCCCGGTGCGCGACGACGCGTCGCTCGAAGCAGTGCTGCGCTTCCTGCGCCGGCGCAAGAAACTGCCGGCGGAAACCAACCAGATCATCGTCGTCGATCGCGCCAAGGTGCTGCGCGGCGTGTTGACGCTCGAACAACTGCTGCTCAGCGAGCCCGAGCAGACGGTTGCCGAAGTGATGACCGAGAACCCGCACTTCTTCTATACCGACGATGCGGTGCCCGACGCGATCGACGCCTTCGAGCGCTACGACCTGATCTCCGCGCCGGTGGTCAATCTGCATCGCGAAGTCGTCGGCCGGATCACCGTCGACGAGATCGTCGACGCGATCAAGGATCAGCAGGAGCGCGAATCGCTGCGCAAGGTCGGTCTGCGCGAGGACGAGGATCTGTTCGCGCCGGTCTGGCAGAGCGGCCGCAATCGCTGGCCCTGGCTGGCGCTGAACCTGTTCACGGCGTTCGCGGCTTCGAGAGTCATCGGTTTCTACGAGCCGACCATCGAAAAGCTGGTGGCCTTGGCGACCCTGATGCCGATCGTCGCTTCGATCGGCGGCAATACCGGCAACCAGACCATGGCGCTGGTGATCCGTGCCTTGAGCCTGGGCCAGCTCGGCGGGCGGCTGCTGCAGAAGATGCTGATCAAGGAACTGCTGATCGCGGCGATGAATGGCACGATCTGGGGCTCGGCGCTCGGCGTGGTCACCTTCGCGATCTATCACGACGTGAAACTCGGCATGGTCATCGCCTCCGCCACCATGCTGGAATTGCTGGTTGCAGCGGCGGCCGGCGCAATCATTCCCGTGTCGCTGGAACGCTTCGGGCGCGATCCGGTGCTGGGCTCCAGCGTGATCCTGACCGCGCTGACCGACAGCATGGGCTTTCTGATCTTCCTGGGTCTGGCGACCCTGGTGCTGATTTGA
- the rpmB gene encoding 50S ribosomal protein L28, which produces MSRVCQVTGKKPIVGNTVSHANNKRRRRFLPNLHTHRFWFEAEKRFVSLRVSANGMRIIDKKGLEAIIVDLRSRGEKV; this is translated from the coding sequence ATGTCCAGAGTCTGCCAAGTCACCGGCAAGAAGCCGATCGTGGGTAACACGGTCTCGCACGCGAACAACAAGCGTCGCCGTCGCTTCCTGCCCAATCTGCATACCCATCGTTTCTGGTTCGAAGCCGAGAAGCGGTTTGTGAGCCTGCGCGTGTCCGCCAACGGCATGCGCATCATTGACAAGAAGGGCTTGGAGGCGATCATCGTCGACCTCCGCTCGCGCGGCGAGAAGGTGTAA
- the mtnC gene encoding acireductone synthase, translated as MIKAIVTDIEGTTSSIDFVHQTLFPYAKQHLRRYLHEHADQPEVAAQLAATAELEGRSFASIDEAADVLERWIAEDRKATPLKDLQGLIWAEGYADGELSGHVYADTPIYLEQWHAAGKKLYVYSSGSEAAQKLIFGHSDAGDLTPLFSGYFDTRIGAKREAAAYRTILERIGLPGSEVLFLSDIGEELDAAREAGLKTCQLIRDAQAKPFPAHPQAKDFSGITID; from the coding sequence GTGATCAAAGCCATCGTCACCGACATCGAGGGAACCACGTCCTCGATCGACTTTGTCCACCAGACGCTGTTCCCGTACGCGAAGCAGCATCTGCGGCGCTATCTGCACGAACATGCGGACCAGCCGGAGGTCGCGGCGCAGCTGGCTGCGACGGCCGAACTCGAAGGCCGCAGTTTCGCGTCCATCGACGAAGCAGCCGACGTGCTCGAGCGCTGGATCGCCGAGGATCGCAAGGCCACGCCGCTGAAGGATCTGCAGGGCCTGATCTGGGCCGAGGGCTATGCGGACGGCGAACTGAGCGGCCATGTCTATGCCGATACGCCGATCTACCTGGAGCAGTGGCATGCCGCGGGAAAGAAGCTGTACGTCTATTCCTCAGGCTCGGAGGCCGCGCAGAAGCTGATCTTCGGCCACTCCGATGCCGGCGATCTGACGCCGCTGTTCTCGGGCTATTTCGACACCCGCATCGGCGCCAAGCGCGAGGCCGCGGCGTATCGCACGATTCTGGAACGGATCGGCCTGCCAGGCAGCGAGGTGCTGTTCCTGTCCGATATCGGCGAAGAACTCGACGCCGCCCGTGAAGCCGGCCTTAAGACCTGCCAGCTGATCCGAGACGCCCAGGCCAAGCCATTCCCGGCCCACCCTCAGGCGAAGGATTTTTCCGGGATCACGATCGACTGA
- the coaBC gene encoding bifunctional phosphopantothenoylcysteine decarboxylase/phosphopantothenate--cysteine ligase CoaBC — translation MRSSSNSDPNHGPVPGRRILLALCGGIAAYKSAELARRFIKAGCEVQVVMTDSALRFIGAQTFQALTGKPVRSSLWDEAAEAAMGHIELARWPDAIVIAPATANTLAKIAHGFADDLLTTLVLATDKPIFVAPAMNRLMWANAATQANMSTLRSRGFKVIGPGSGAQACGEVGEGRVAEPEDVAAVVLAALASGSAAKALDGPLSGRRAVVTAGPTREPIDPVRFITNRSSGKQGYAVAEALRALGAEVTLVSGPVNLETPAGVQRIDCETAQDMLDATVAACATADILVGTAAVADYRCVEVAGQKIKKKTETLELELTKNADILSEVRSLQPQLFIVGFAAETEKLAEHAKGKLARKKLNLIAANWVGNGRAFDRDDNALTVYWADGELAIGPADKREVAGQLAGLIAERYAAACNTAASSTKARKAK, via the coding sequence ATGCGCTCATCTTCGAATTCCGATCCGAATCACGGGCCAGTTCCCGGCCGGCGCATCCTGCTGGCGCTGTGCGGCGGCATCGCCGCCTACAAGTCCGCCGAGCTGGCCCGCCGCTTTATCAAGGCCGGCTGCGAAGTGCAGGTGGTGATGACCGATTCCGCCCTGCGCTTCATCGGCGCCCAGACCTTCCAGGCGCTGACCGGCAAGCCGGTGCGCAGCTCGCTGTGGGATGAAGCGGCTGAAGCGGCGATGGGCCATATCGAGTTGGCCCGCTGGCCGGACGCCATCGTCATCGCCCCGGCCACCGCGAACACGCTGGCCAAGATCGCGCACGGCTTTGCCGACGATCTGCTGACCACCTTGGTGCTGGCCACCGACAAGCCGATTTTTGTCGCTCCCGCAATGAATCGCCTGATGTGGGCGAATGCCGCGACGCAGGCAAACATGAGCACCTTGCGCAGCCGCGGCTTCAAGGTCATCGGTCCCGGCAGCGGTGCGCAGGCCTGCGGCGAAGTCGGCGAAGGCCGCGTGGCCGAGCCGGAAGACGTGGCGGCCGTGGTACTGGCCGCGTTGGCTTCGGGCAGCGCGGCCAAGGCCTTGGACGGCCCACTCAGCGGCCGCCGCGCCGTGGTCACTGCTGGCCCGACGCGCGAGCCGATCGATCCGGTGCGCTTCATCACCAATCGCTCATCCGGCAAACAGGGCTATGCCGTTGCCGAAGCGCTGCGTGCGCTCGGCGCCGAGGTGACCTTGGTCAGCGGCCCGGTGAATCTGGAGACGCCCGCGGGCGTCCAGCGCATCGACTGCGAAACCGCGCAGGACATGCTCGATGCGACGGTCGCCGCCTGTGCGACGGCGGACATCCTGGTCGGCACCGCCGCGGTTGCCGATTACCGCTGCGTGGAAGTTGCCGGCCAGAAGATCAAGAAGAAGACCGAAACACTGGAACTCGAGCTGACCAAGAACGCCGACATCCTCAGCGAGGTGCGCTCGCTGCAGCCGCAGCTGTTCATCGTCGGCTTCGCGGCCGAGACCGAGAAGCTTGCCGAACATGCCAAGGGCAAGCTGGCGCGCAAGAAACTGAATCTGATCGCGGCGAACTGGGTCGGCAACGGCCGCGCCTTCGATCGCGATGACAATGCGCTGACCGTCTACTGGGCCGATGGCGAACTGGCGATCGGCCCGGCCGACAAGCGCGAGGTCGCCGGGCAACTCGCCGGCCTGATCGCCGAGCGCTACGCGGCAGCATGCAACACAGCGGCATCCTCCACCAAGGCGCGCAAAGCGAAATGA
- a CDS encoding 1,2-dihydroxy-3-keto-5-methylthiopentene dioxygenase produces the protein MSELRIYEENGQPVASHTRFEDIRDQLESIGVQFERWEATRQLDAQATQDEIIEAYRGSVNRLMNQYGFKSVDVISLHPAHPQKDVLRSKFLSEHRHDEFEVRFFVEGEALFYIRDAGRVHGVLCSQGDLISVPANVRHWFDMGPNPSFKAIRLFITPDGWVANFTGDKIADSFPRLEAPHYLKAA, from the coding sequence ATGAGTGAGCTCCGGATTTACGAAGAGAACGGCCAGCCCGTGGCCAGCCACACCCGGTTCGAAGACATCCGCGATCAGCTGGAGTCGATCGGCGTGCAGTTCGAGCGCTGGGAAGCAACGCGTCAGCTCGATGCCCAGGCGACGCAGGACGAGATCATCGAGGCCTATCGCGGCTCGGTGAACCGCCTGATGAACCAGTACGGCTTCAAGTCGGTGGACGTGATCAGCCTGCACCCGGCGCATCCGCAGAAGGACGTGCTGCGCAGCAAGTTCCTCAGCGAGCATCGTCACGACGAATTCGAAGTGCGCTTCTTTGTCGAAGGCGAAGCGCTGTTCTATATCCGCGATGCCGGCCGCGTTCACGGCGTGCTGTGCTCGCAGGGCGATCTGATCTCGGTGCCGGCCAATGTCCGTCACTGGTTCGACATGGGCCCCAACCCGAGCTTCAAGGCCATCCGCCTGTTCATCACGCCGGACGGCTGGGTCGCCAATTTCACCGGCGACAAGATCGCCGACAGCTTCCCGCGTCTGGAAGCGCCGCATTATCTGAAGGCTGCCTGA